CAAAGAGAGGTGGATGATGTTATTTCTAATTATAACATGGGGTTCATTACCAATAATGAGCGTTATAACCAGGTGATTGATATCTGGACCCGGGCAAATAACCGTATTTCAGAAACCTTGAATAAGATGCTCGAGCATGACAAGCAGGGCTTTAATTCAGTGTACATGATGCTGCATTCGGGCGCACGTGGCTCTAAAGAGCAGGTACGTCAGTTGGGAGGCATAAGGGGTCTTATGCAAAAGCCGCGTAAGTCAGGAAGCTCGGGTGGAGAATTGATTGAAAACCCCATACTTGCAAACCTTAAAGAAGGCTTGAGCGTATTGGAATACTTTATCTCTACTCACGGTGCCCGCAAAGGTTTGGCAGATACCGCATTAAAAACAGCGGATGCTGGTTATTTGACGCGTCGTTTGGTTGACGTAGCACAGGATGTTGTAATTACGGAAGATGATTGCGGCACATTGCGGGGTATCCCAATTTCGGCTTTGAAAGACAATGATGAAGTTGTGGAACCGCTTTATGATCGTATTATCGGCAGGGTCAGCTTATACGAAATTATAGATCCGCTTACAGATGAAATAATTGTAAAAGCCGGGGACGACATTAATGAGGAAATTGCTTCGAAAATTGAAAATACCGCGATAGAAACAGTGGAAATTCGCTCCGTGCTAACGTGCGAATCGAAGAAGGGAGTTTGCGTAAAATGTTACGGAAGAAACCTGGCAACCGGGCGTACCGCAGAGTTTGGGGATGCGGTAGGGATCATTGCTGCACAGTCTATCGGAGAACCTGGAACACAGTTAACCTTAAGAACTTTCCATACAGGAGGCGCTGCTTCAGGCATGGCTACTGAATCGGAGCTGCGATCTAAATTTGATGGAGTAGTAAAATTTGAAGATTTAAGAACAGCAACTTATACGAGTGCTTCGGCCGATACTAAGGTGACTGTAACCATTGGGCGGGCAGGTGAAGTTCGGATAGAAGACCCTAAAAGCGGAAGAACACTTATTACGAATCACGTTCCATACGGCGCGTATTTAAATGTTAAGGAAGGAGATAAGATTCAAAAAGGACAGGCCATTTGTACATGGGATCCATACAATGCCATCATCCTTTCAGAATATAGGGGGATTATAGAGTTTGAAAATATAATCGAGGGAATTACTTTCCGTGAAGAGATGGATGAGCAAACGGGCCATAAAGAAAAAGTAATTATCGAAACCCGGGATAAAACAAAAATTCCTACTATTAAAGTGGTTTCTAAAAACAAGGAAATAAAATCTTATAATATTCCGGTAGGTTCACATATCAATGTTGATGACGGGGAGGGTGTGGAAGGAGGAATGATTCTCGTTAAGATTCCAAGAACACTTGCAAAATTAAGAGGTGATATTACAGGAGGTTTACCGCGGGTAACAGAATTGTTCGAAGCACGTAATCCATCAAATCCTGCGGTAGTTTCTGAAATAGATGGCGTAGTGAGCTTTGGTGCCGTAAAGCGTGGAAATCGTGAAATAATTATTGAATCAAAAGATGGTGATCAACGGAAGTACCTGGTTCCTCTTTCAAAGCTGTTTTTAATTGCTGAAGGGGATTACGTAAGAGCAGGACAGCCACTATCAGAAGGCGCTATAACCCCTAACGATATTTTGGCTATTAAAGGCCCCAATGCAGTGCAGGAATATATGGTTAATGAGATCCAGGAGGTTTATCGCCTGCAGGGAGTGAAAATAAATGATAAGCATATTGAAACCATTGTGCGCCAGATGATGCGTAAGGTACATATTGAAGATCCGGGTGATACCATATTCCTGGAAGGTGAAGGCGCAGATAAGTTTGAGTTTTTAGTGGAGAATGAAAATATTTATGATAAGAAAGTGATTACTGAAGCGGGCGATTCAGCAACCCTCAAAGTAGGACAAATTGTTACCCTTCGTCAGATCAGAGAAGAAAATTCACAATTAAAGCGAAGCGATAGAAAGATCGTCCAATTCAGAGATGCCATGTCTGCCACATCAAGTCCCCTGCTTATGGGTATTACACGTGCTTCTCTTGGAACGGCGAGCTGGATTTCGGCAGCTTCCTTCCAGGAAACTACTAAGGTGTTGAGTTCTGCATCGATCAATGCTAAAATTGATCCGTTAGGAGGATTAAAGGAAAATGTAATTATTGGTCATCTTATTCCGGCTGGTACGGGAATGCGGGAGTACGAAAATATCGTGGTGGGTTCACAGGAAGAATATGAAAAACTCATTGCTTCCAAACGGGAGCTGATCGGTGAGGTTCCAAGCCTGGAAGAATAATAGCGGACATAATGTATTAAGTAAAAGCCGTCCCGGAAGCTGGGGCGGCTTTTTAGCTTTGTATATGGAAGTATTATTTATTTCTCTTTCTTATTACATCGCCGGAATTAAGGATATACACAAGGAGAAATGGTAAAAAGGTGAGAATAATGCCGTGAGAATAATTTTTAAATACATAAGAAAAGATTAACTTTATTTTCTAATCTATTTCACGGCTTCAACTTTTTTCGTGAAAAAAAAATTTGCTCCTGCTGTAATTTTTTTTGGTGTCTTCTTCAGCATTGCAACTGCTCAGGTACGGATTTTAAACCATGATACAAGACCACCCCGAAACTGCGTAAATGCC
Above is a genomic segment from Chitinophagales bacterium containing:
- the rpoC gene encoding DNA-directed RNA polymerase subunit beta', with translation MPFKKDLKIKPNFTRITLALASPDSILERSYGEVLKPETINYRTYKPERDGLFCERIFGPVKDYECYCGKYKRIRYKGIVCDRCGVEVTEKKVRRERMGHIKLVVPVVHIWYFKSLPNKIGYLLGLSSKKLETIVYYERYVVIQPGVRDDKQYLDLLTEEEYLEVLDQLPKDNQHLDDMDPNKFVAKMGADAVRDLLARTDLNNLSYQLRHQAANETSQQRKAEALKRLGVVESFREANDRTTNRPEWMVVQYLPVVPPELRPLVPLDGGRFASSDLNDLYRRVIIRNNRLKRLIEIKAPDVILRNEKRMLQEAVDSLFDNSRKSNAVKAEGGRALKSLSDVLKGKQGRFRQNLLGKRVDYSGRSVIVVGPELKLHECGLPKDMAAELFKPFIIRKLIERGIVKTVKSAKKLVDRKEPVIWDILENILKGHPVMLNRAPTLHRLSIQAFQPKLIEGKAIHLHPLVCGAFNADFDGDQMAVHVPLSNAAVLEAQLLMLSAHNILNPQNGSPITLPSQDMVLGLYYTTKGRRTDADNKVKGEGKVFYSSEEVIIAYNEGKIDLHAFIKVRTAVLENGQLVDKIIETTVGRVLFNEMVPEEAGFINLLLTKKALREVIGDIITLTDIPRTAKFLDDIKHLGFTMAFKGGLSFNLSDLIIPDNKQELLDSAQREVDDVISNYNMGFITNNERYNQVIDIWTRANNRISETLNKMLEHDKQGFNSVYMMLHSGARGSKEQVRQLGGIRGLMQKPRKSGSSGGELIENPILANLKEGLSVLEYFISTHGARKGLADTALKTADAGYLTRRLVDVAQDVVITEDDCGTLRGIPISALKDNDEVVEPLYDRIIGRVSLYEIIDPLTDEIIVKAGDDINEEIASKIENTAIETVEIRSVLTCESKKGVCVKCYGRNLATGRTAEFGDAVGIIAAQSIGEPGTQLTLRTFHTGGAASGMATESELRSKFDGVVKFEDLRTATYTSASADTKVTVTIGRAGEVRIEDPKSGRTLITNHVPYGAYLNVKEGDKIQKGQAICTWDPYNAIILSEYRGIIEFENIIEGITFREEMDEQTGHKEKVIIETRDKTKIPTIKVVSKNKEIKSYNIPVGSHINVDDGEGVEGGMILVKIPRTLAKLRGDITGGLPRVTELFEARNPSNPAVVSEIDGVVSFGAVKRGNREIIIESKDGDQRKYLVPLSKLFLIAEGDYVRAGQPLSEGAITPNDILAIKGPNAVQEYMVNEIQEVYRLQGVKINDKHIETIVRQMMRKVHIEDPGDTIFLEGEGADKFEFLVENENIYDKKVITEAGDSATLKVGQIVTLRQIREENSQLKRSDRKIVQFRDAMSATSSPLLMGITRASLGTASWISAASFQETTKVLSSASINAKIDPLGGLKENVIIGHLIPAGTGMREYENIVVGSQEEYEKLIASKRELIGEVPSLEE